One genomic segment of Pedobacter endophyticus includes these proteins:
- a CDS encoding GH92 family glycosyl hydrolase: MKTLTKHFSIALLMLLLALSNAQSQQKTAFTKYVNTFIGTAPLTDPKILGYELPEGWRSWAGLCFPGSSLPNAMVQLSPMTEYGSGAGYEYEDDTILGFTHTNKGHWNLCNIPILPMSKPKPKFGSKFSHQKEHAAPGFYQVYLDDYQIDVSLTSTLRCGYHRYEFKDNSDRQILFDMGKANSRVSRWNLSQDGDFAVQGFQSGENVYFYAVLNTKIAKLDKIDDGKRTGYAILHLENGATQPVELKIGLSFVSTENAKQNLADEIGGQSFSQIRTAATKQWEALLSNIQVKGGTAKQKELLYSSLYRSFLWPALRSDVNGEYKDAKGQIVKGEFRYYTEPSLWDTYRNKDVLLGLVTPDVTLDVIKSMIDVGEKRGFMPTFFHGDHGTSSVAGAYLRGIDNFDIKSAYRVFLRNANVEGGARPFISEYIAKGYISDPDVKNPHVETKAKAGVSKTLEYAYDDYSLAQIAKKLGDSANYKTLMARSKNYKNVFDPATRFMRGRLENGDWITPFNPQYPYYEYMYREANAWQVSFYAPHDMKGLIELYGGPKGFESKLDSLFTVPWNPKYIARNVETMIGQYCQGNQPDHEAPFAYTFIGKPEKSQKIIDKILNELYGIGKEGLALSGMDDAGEMSSWYVFTALGLYPFSATDPTYIVTAPLFDEVKWKTSTGKIVTISKPGKGRAITSIQVDGKTNNGYFVSHDLFKNGGKIIINTK; encoded by the coding sequence ATGAAAACTCTAACCAAACATTTTTCTATCGCATTGTTAATGCTTTTATTGGCATTGAGCAATGCGCAGAGCCAGCAAAAAACAGCATTTACGAAATATGTAAACACTTTTATCGGAACAGCGCCACTAACTGATCCCAAAATTTTAGGATACGAGCTACCGGAAGGATGGCGATCGTGGGCGGGACTTTGTTTTCCAGGCAGTTCGTTGCCCAATGCAATGGTACAGCTAAGCCCGATGACGGAGTACGGATCTGGTGCTGGTTACGAGTATGAAGACGACACCATTTTGGGTTTTACGCACACCAACAAGGGGCATTGGAACCTTTGCAACATTCCGATTTTGCCCATGTCCAAACCAAAGCCAAAATTCGGATCAAAGTTTTCGCATCAGAAAGAGCATGCCGCACCCGGTTTTTATCAGGTTTATTTAGATGATTATCAAATCGATGTGAGCTTAACCTCTACGCTTCGTTGCGGATATCATCGTTATGAGTTTAAGGATAACAGCGACAGGCAGATTCTTTTTGATATGGGCAAGGCCAACAGCCGGGTTTCAAGATGGAACTTATCGCAGGATGGCGACTTTGCCGTTCAAGGCTTCCAAAGTGGCGAGAATGTTTATTTCTACGCTGTTTTGAATACCAAAATTGCCAAACTTGATAAAATTGACGATGGCAAAAGAACAGGCTATGCCATTCTTCATTTGGAAAACGGTGCAACGCAACCAGTTGAGCTTAAAATTGGCTTATCATTCGTGAGCACAGAAAATGCAAAGCAAAACCTTGCAGATGAGATCGGAGGGCAGAGCTTTTCGCAAATCAGAACTGCTGCAACTAAACAGTGGGAAGCCTTGCTTTCTAACATCCAGGTAAAAGGTGGCACCGCTAAACAAAAAGAGTTGTTATACAGCAGCTTATATCGCTCATTTTTATGGCCAGCTTTAAGGAGCGATGTAAATGGCGAATATAAGGATGCCAAGGGACAAATAGTAAAAGGGGAGTTTAGGTATTACACCGAGCCATCGCTTTGGGATACTTACCGCAATAAAGATGTGCTGCTGGGTTTGGTTACACCGGATGTAACTTTGGACGTGATCAAATCGATGATCGACGTTGGCGAGAAACGCGGATTTATGCCTACATTTTTTCATGGCGACCACGGTACATCGTCGGTTGCGGGAGCGTATTTGAGGGGAATAGACAATTTCGATATTAAAAGTGCTTACCGCGTTTTTTTACGAAATGCCAATGTGGAGGGTGGCGCCCGTCCCTTTATCAGCGAATACATCGCCAAGGGTTATATTTCTGATCCTGATGTTAAAAACCCGCATGTAGAAACCAAGGCAAAAGCTGGCGTATCGAAAACGTTGGAATATGCTTATGATGATTATTCGCTGGCGCAGATTGCGAAGAAACTTGGCGATTCGGCCAATTACAAAACGTTAATGGCCCGATCGAAGAATTACAAAAATGTATTCGATCCGGCTACACGATTTATGCGAGGAAGATTAGAGAATGGCGATTGGATCACACCCTTTAATCCGCAATACCCGTATTACGAGTATATGTATCGCGAAGCAAACGCCTGGCAGGTTTCTTTTTATGCGCCGCACGATATGAAGGGGTTAATTGAACTTTACGGCGGGCCGAAAGGGTTCGAATCCAAGTTAGATTCGTTGTTTACCGTTCCGTGGAACCCCAAATACATTGCACGCAACGTAGAAACAATGATTGGCCAGTATTGCCAGGGAAACCAGCCAGACCACGAAGCACCATTTGCTTACACCTTTATTGGAAAGCCCGAAAAATCGCAAAAAATAATCGATAAAATCTTAAACGAACTTTATGGAATAGGCAAAGAGGGATTGGCGCTTTCGGGAATGGACGACGCCGGAGAGATGTCGTCATGGTATGTGTTTACGGCGCTGGGTTTGTATCCGTTTTCCGCTACCGACCCAACCTACATTGTTACCGCTCCGCTGTTTGATGAAGTGAAATGGAAAACAAGCACCGGAAAAATAGTTACGATAAGTAAACCGGGCAAGGGCAGGGCAATCACTTCTATACAGGTTGATGGCAAAACAAACAACGGCTACTTTGTATCACACGATTTATTTAAAAACGGTGGAAAAATAATAATTAATACGAAATAG
- a CDS encoding glycoside hydrolase family 95 protein, whose protein sequence is MCFFAKPACHIVLLIFILCCLNDALHAQKKAKLVLWDDKPAKNWMTEAYPIGNGRIGGMIFGGVDREHIQFNDNTLWTGDENDRGMYQAFGDLFINLENGGERFSNYSRKLDIKKAVHEVEYTQNGTKFNREYFCSFPDKVMVLKLSANKKRVYNAVISLTDSHEGLVSAKKSTIEIKGTLANGMAYQATALITIENGSMKAIDGKKIKVENADAITVVLTAATDYSNKREQNWKGEAPASKIANIINPVSKKKYAELLKAHVNDYQSLFNRMAINIGQTPLAQSSLPTQQRLVNYKTKGDPELEALIFQYGRYLLISSSRAGGLPANLQGLWNESNTPPWGSDYHSNINVQMNYWLAEPTNLSACHIPYLDYINSMRAVGKIQTQKKFPNTRGWTVKTENNIFGGMSFLWNTPGSAWYAQALWEHYSFTRDTAYLKNFAYPVMKEICEFWDDHLKRRPDGTLVSPLGWSPEHGPTEDGVSHDQQIVYDLFTNYIEAAEVLGIDSAYKNHIADLKAHLLRPKVGRWGQLQEWETDRDDPKDQHRHVSHLFGLHPGREISVVKTPELAKAARITLTARGDESTGWSMAWKMNFWARLLDGNHAYKILQHFITPVGIGGTSYTKGGGIYSNLLCAHPPFQIDGNLGYSAGVAEMLLQSQSGELHLLPALPDAWNSGNVQGLRGRGNFEIEDLQWQNGKIKVVIIKSLSGGDCTVRSPNKLSASAKSFKDLSSEKGFLYQFNTEKGKTYQLSAD, encoded by the coding sequence ATGTGTTTTTTCGCCAAACCTGCTTGTCATATTGTCCTGTTAATCTTTATTTTATGTTGCTTAAATGATGCTTTACATGCCCAAAAAAAAGCCAAGCTGGTTTTATGGGACGATAAACCTGCCAAAAACTGGATGACGGAAGCCTATCCAATAGGAAATGGCCGGATTGGGGGAATGATTTTTGGCGGCGTTGACCGAGAGCACATTCAATTTAACGACAACACGTTATGGACCGGCGACGAAAATGATAGAGGGATGTACCAGGCTTTTGGCGACTTGTTTATCAACCTTGAAAATGGTGGCGAACGGTTTTCGAACTATAGCCGCAAGCTCGATATAAAAAAGGCGGTTCATGAGGTTGAATATACCCAAAACGGAACAAAGTTTAACCGCGAATACTTTTGTAGTTTCCCGGATAAGGTAATGGTGCTGAAGCTTTCGGCAAACAAAAAACGGGTCTATAACGCAGTCATAAGCCTTACCGATTCGCATGAAGGGCTAGTCAGTGCAAAAAAGTCGACCATCGAAATTAAGGGAACACTTGCAAACGGAATGGCTTATCAGGCAACAGCGCTAATTACCATCGAAAACGGGAGCATGAAGGCAATAGATGGCAAAAAAATTAAAGTAGAAAATGCCGACGCAATCACGGTAGTCCTCACTGCCGCAACGGATTATAGTAACAAAAGGGAGCAAAATTGGAAGGGCGAAGCGCCCGCAAGCAAAATAGCAAACATCATCAACCCTGTATCGAAAAAGAAATATGCCGAATTATTAAAGGCTCATGTTAACGATTATCAGTCTTTGTTTAACCGAATGGCTATCAATATTGGGCAGACACCATTGGCCCAAAGTTCGTTGCCAACACAGCAGCGCCTTGTTAACTATAAAACAAAGGGCGACCCAGAACTGGAGGCACTGATTTTTCAGTACGGTCGGTATTTGCTCATCAGTTCATCGCGGGCGGGCGGCCTGCCGGCAAACCTGCAAGGACTTTGGAACGAAAGCAATACACCGCCGTGGGGAAGCGATTACCACTCGAACATTAACGTTCAAATGAATTATTGGCTTGCTGAGCCGACTAATCTTTCGGCATGCCACATCCCCTACCTCGATTACATTAATAGCATGCGAGCAGTAGGAAAAATACAAACGCAAAAAAAGTTCCCTAATACCCGGGGGTGGACGGTTAAAACGGAGAACAACATTTTTGGCGGAATGAGTTTTTTATGGAACACGCCTGGCAGCGCCTGGTATGCGCAGGCGTTGTGGGAGCATTATTCGTTTACAAGAGATACGGCTTACTTAAAGAATTTTGCTTATCCGGTTATGAAAGAGATTTGCGAGTTTTGGGACGATCACCTGAAGCGAAGACCAGATGGAACGCTGGTTTCTCCGTTGGGTTGGTCGCCCGAACATGGGCCTACGGAGGATGGTGTTAGCCACGATCAGCAGATTGTTTATGATCTGTTTACCAACTACATAGAGGCTGCAGAGGTATTGGGCATCGATAGCGCTTATAAAAATCATATTGCCGATTTAAAGGCGCATTTGTTAAGACCAAAAGTTGGAAGATGGGGCCAGTTGCAAGAATGGGAAACGGATCGTGATGACCCGAAAGATCAACACAGGCATGTTTCGCATCTTTTTGGCCTGCATCCCGGCAGAGAAATTAGTGTGGTAAAAACACCAGAATTGGCGAAAGCGGCCCGAATAACGCTAACGGCCCGTGGCGATGAATCAACCGGATGGTCGATGGCATGGAAAATGAATTTTTGGGCCCGACTGCTTGACGGAAATCATGCCTACAAAATTTTGCAGCATTTTATTACGCCTGTGGGCATAGGTGGAACAAGCTACACGAAGGGCGGTGGAATTTATTCGAACCTCCTTTGTGCGCACCCGCCTTTCCAAATTGATGGCAATTTAGGATACTCAGCAGGCGTTGCCGAAATGTTGTTACAGAGCCAATCGGGCGAGCTACATTTGCTGCCTGCACTTCCCGATGCGTGGAACAGTGGAAACGTACAGGGCTTACGCGGCAGAGGTAATTTCGAAATCGAGGATCTGCAGTGGCAAAATGGAAAGATAAAAGTCGTAATTATCAAGTCGCTATCCGGAGGGGATTGTACCGTTCGAAGCCCCAATAAATTATCTGCTTCGGCTAAATCATTTAAGGATTTAAGCTCCGAGAAAGGTTTTTTATATCAGTTTAACACAGAAAAAGGCAAAACTTATCAATTATCGGCAGATTAG
- a CDS encoding nuclear transport factor 2 family protein: MAVQTQNLNEHNAKVVVQTFLNALNDEDFDLAKEQLASDMHFKGVMAERKGAEAYIADMQKMKLKYRVQKIFAEGNDVCTWYDIDMAGKTIRCCAWYKIEDEKIKSFEVIFDPRPVL, from the coding sequence ATGGCTGTACAAACGCAAAACCTGAACGAACACAATGCAAAGGTTGTAGTTCAAACTTTTTTAAACGCATTAAACGATGAGGATTTCGACCTCGCCAAAGAACAGCTAGCCAGCGATATGCATTTTAAAGGTGTAATGGCCGAACGCAAGGGCGCTGAAGCTTACATAGCCGATATGCAAAAAATGAAGCTTAAATATCGCGTACAAAAGATTTTTGCCGAAGGTAACGATGTTTGTACGTGGTACGATATTGATATGGCGGGCAAAACCATCCGTTGTTGCGCATGGTATAAAATTGAAGATGAAAAGATCAAATCTTTCGAGGTAATTTTCGATCCCAGGCCCGTGCTGTAA
- a CDS encoding GAF domain-containing sensor histidine kinase translates to MQNLPENILADIESIGKIPAVSHILEIVCRSTGMGFAAVARVTSDQWITCAVLDKINFGLLPGSELNLETTICNEIREHHKVVVIDHVAEDEEFANHHTPLLYGFQSYISVPIILKNGEFFGTLCAIDPSPANLKNTSVVGMFKMFADLIAFHLDALQQIAISEQTLQKERETADFREQFIAILGHDLRNPLNAVSSSAQLLARLSHENRAQRLITIIKDSSFRMNGLIENMLDFASGRLGDGISITRTPNEDLEQVLIQVIEEMQAISPTRKIKIDFNTVHPVSVDGKRIAQLFSNLLGNAITYSPADATIEITASSTEDEFNLCVANPGKAIPPAAMERLFQPFSRGEVEPSQKGLGLGLYIASEIAKAHGGGLTVSSNVEKTCFTLSIPSK, encoded by the coding sequence TTGCAAAATCTCCCTGAAAACATTCTCGCAGACATAGAATCCATCGGTAAAATCCCTGCCGTGTCGCATATTTTAGAAATCGTATGCCGCAGTACGGGCATGGGCTTTGCGGCCGTGGCCCGGGTTACTTCCGACCAATGGATTACCTGTGCGGTATTAGATAAGATAAACTTTGGGCTATTGCCTGGTAGCGAGTTAAACCTCGAAACCACCATTTGCAACGAAATAAGGGAACATCACAAAGTGGTGGTGATTGATCATGTTGCAGAAGATGAGGAGTTTGCCAATCATCACACGCCTTTACTTTATGGCTTTCAGAGCTACATCTCGGTGCCGATTATTTTAAAAAACGGCGAATTTTTTGGTACGCTGTGTGCTATTGATCCCAGTCCGGCCAATTTGAAGAACACTTCTGTTGTTGGCATGTTCAAAATGTTTGCAGACTTAATCGCCTTTCACCTAGATGCCTTGCAGCAAATTGCCATTTCCGAACAAACCTTGCAAAAGGAGCGGGAAACGGCCGATTTCCGCGAGCAGTTTATCGCCATTCTCGGTCACGATTTGCGCAATCCCCTAAATGCAGTGTCGAGCAGTGCGCAGTTACTCGCCAGACTTAGCCATGAAAATCGGGCGCAGCGGTTGATCACTATCATTAAAGACTCATCGTTCAGGATGAACGGCTTAATTGAAAACATGCTCGATTTTGCGAGTGGCAGGTTGGGCGATGGCATTTCGATTACAAGAACGCCGAATGAGGATTTAGAACAAGTGCTGATTCAGGTAATTGAAGAAATGCAGGCGATATCGCCAACAAGAAAAATCAAGATTGATTTTAATACCGTGCATCCGGTTAGTGTTGATGGAAAACGCATTGCACAACTTTTTTCGAACTTGTTGGGTAACGCCATAACTTACAGCCCGGCTGATGCCACCATCGAAATTACAGCATCGAGCACCGAAGATGAATTTAATCTTTGCGTGGCCAATCCCGGTAAGGCCATTCCGCCAGCGGCTATGGAACGCCTTTTCCAGCCATTTTCCAGAGGAGAGGTGGAGCCAAGCCAGAAAGGACTCGGCCTTGGCTTGTACATTGCATCAGAAATTGCAAAGGCACACGGCGGCGGTTTAACCGTATCGTCCAACGTAGAAAAAACGTGTTTTACACTTTCAATACCTTCAAAGTAA
- a CDS encoding cold-shock protein: MATGKVKWFNTEKGFGFIVQEDNKDLFVHFKDVLGGIDSLRENDSVEFEVAEGRKGLQAVNVKKI, from the coding sequence ATGGCAACCGGAAAAGTCAAATGGTTTAACACCGAAAAAGGTTTTGGATTTATTGTTCAAGAAGACAATAAAGATTTATTTGTCCATTTCAAAGATGTTTTGGGCGGAATAGATAGTTTAAGAGAAAATGATAGCGTAGAATTTGAAGTCGCTGAAGGAAGAAAGGGACTACAAGCTGTTAACGTGAAGAAGATATAG
- a CDS encoding peroxiredoxin yields the protein MSIRLGDVAPNFTADTSIGTIDFYEYLGDSWGVLFSHPADYTPVCTTELGRTASLKDEFAKRNVKVLALSVDSAESHKGWINDINETQNTNVEFPIIADPDKTVANLYDMIHPNASETLTVRSLFVISPDKKVKLMITYPASTGRNFNEVLRVIDSLQLTANYSVATPADWQDGDDVIVVNSIKTEEIAGKFPKGHKVIKPYLRTTPQPNK from the coding sequence ATGAGTATAAGATTAGGCGATGTAGCCCCGAATTTTACGGCCGATACATCAATTGGAACAATCGATTTTTATGAATACCTCGGCGATAGTTGGGGAGTTTTGTTTTCGCACCCTGCAGATTACACACCAGTTTGCACTACGGAGCTCGGACGTACCGCTTCGTTAAAAGATGAATTTGCAAAACGCAATGTAAAAGTACTGGCGTTAAGCGTCGATTCGGCAGAATCGCATAAAGGCTGGATCAACGACATTAATGAGACGCAGAACACGAATGTTGAGTTTCCGATTATCGCCGATCCCGATAAAACGGTTGCGAATTTGTACGATATGATTCATCCAAACGCTTCAGAAACGTTGACTGTAAGATCGCTTTTCGTAATCAGCCCCGATAAAAAGGTAAAACTAATGATCACATACCCAGCATCGACCGGGCGAAACTTTAATGAAGTGTTAAGGGTGATCGATTCGTTACAACTTACTGCAAATTATAGCGTAGCAACTCCGGCCGACTGGCAAGACGGCGACGATGTAATTGTGGTAAACAGCATAAAAACTGAAGAAATAGCGGGTAAATTTCCAAAAGGACACAAGGTTATCAAACCATACCTGCGTACTACGCCGCAACCAAATAAGTAA
- a CDS encoding S1C family serine protease, which produces MRNDLELDAIIEDYLLGKLNPQEQEAFEQLRRNDATVDHKVVSHKYFLEAMEMFAAQLRLKEQLNNIHEEIDVETLANALKPHPSKVVQLWRKHQSAIAIAASFLILSLVSVYSIQHNTKQDIRYSQMSRELSRVKTSTKDLIRTIQSTNSNDTQNKNTSPANFGGTGFAISSNGYILTNLHVIKGADSLYVQNSKGESFKVKATYTDPQNDIAILKISDESFSTLSAIPYTIKRSTSSIGEVVYTLGYSKDDAVLGEGYVSSKNGFIGDTTQYQVSIPVNPGNSGGPLLDNNGNLVGIISGKPDQTEGAAFAIKSKYILEAMRAIPQDSLGKNKLSASKKSALSGLKRTKQIEKLQDYVFMIKAYN; this is translated from the coding sequence ATGAGAAACGATTTGGAGTTAGATGCAATTATTGAAGACTATCTTTTGGGTAAACTTAATCCTCAGGAACAAGAAGCCTTTGAACAATTACGCAGAAATGATGCTACGGTAGACCATAAAGTGGTTTCGCACAAGTACTTTTTAGAAGCTATGGAAATGTTTGCCGCACAGCTTCGCCTGAAAGAACAATTGAACAATATACACGAAGAAATCGATGTAGAAACACTCGCAAACGCTTTAAAACCGCATCCATCTAAAGTGGTGCAGTTGTGGCGCAAACACCAGTCGGCAATTGCCATTGCCGCATCTTTTCTTATTTTATCTTTGGTGTCTGTTTATTCAATTCAGCACAATACCAAGCAAGATATTCGTTATAGCCAAATGAGCAGGGAGCTTTCGCGGGTAAAAACCTCAACAAAAGATCTTATCAGAACCATACAGTCTACAAACTCGAACGATACACAGAACAAAAACACCAGTCCCGCCAATTTCGGAGGTACAGGGTTCGCTATTTCATCAAATGGTTATATTTTAACCAATTTGCATGTAATTAAAGGCGCCGATTCACTTTATGTGCAAAACAGCAAAGGCGAATCGTTTAAGGTTAAGGCCACTTATACCGATCCGCAGAACGATATAGCCATTTTAAAGATTAGCGACGAAAGTTTCAGTACACTTTCTGCCATTCCATATACTATTAAGCGAAGCACCAGCAGCATAGGCGAGGTTGTTTACACCCTCGGCTACTCTAAAGATGATGCCGTTTTGGGAGAAGGATATGTGAGCTCTAAAAATGGTTTTATTGGCGATACGACTCAATATCAGGTGTCTATCCCGGTAAACCCAGGAAACAGCGGAGGGCCGCTTCTTGATAACAACGGAAATTTGGTCGGAATTATTAGCGGAAAGCCCGACCAGACAGAGGGTGCTGCTTTTGCCATCAAATCGAAGTACATTTTAGAGGCCATGCGGGCAATCCCTCAAGATTCGTTAGGTAAGAATAAGCTTTCGGCCAGTAAGAAAAGCGCTTTATCAGGTTTAAAACGGACCAAGCAAATCGAAAAATTGCAAGATTATGTTTTCATGATCAAAGCATATAACTAG
- a CDS encoding RNA polymerase sigma factor — MNNSLKSSVPTDREVILGILNNSEDTLNKLYKANYAMILQFILNNNGDEDDAKDVYQEAIIILYNKVKKGDFELSSKLKTYIYSVCRRIWLKKLSHNSKKTGNITDYEDVLIVDEDVEQHEERDLHFVKMQSALEHLGEPCKTIIQDFYIHNLSMQDICEKFGYTNTDNAKTQKYKCLQRLKKIFFQP, encoded by the coding sequence GTGAATAATAGTTTAAAGAGTTCAGTTCCAACAGATAGAGAGGTTATTTTAGGGATTCTAAATAACTCGGAAGATACACTTAACAAATTGTATAAGGCCAATTATGCAATGATTTTGCAGTTTATCCTTAACAACAATGGCGATGAGGATGATGCAAAAGACGTTTATCAGGAGGCTATAATCATCTTGTACAATAAGGTTAAGAAAGGAGATTTCGAACTAAGCAGCAAGTTAAAAACCTACATTTATTCGGTGTGCAGGCGCATTTGGCTAAAGAAACTAAGCCATAACAGCAAAAAAACCGGCAACATTACCGATTATGAAGATGTTTTAATTGTTGATGAAGATGTAGAACAGCACGAGGAGCGGGATTTGCACTTTGTTAAAATGCAATCGGCGCTTGAGCACTTAGGCGAGCCCTGCAAAACCATTATTCAGGACTTTTATATACACAATTTATCCATGCAGGATATTTGCGAAAAGTTTGGCTATACCAATACCGACAACGCAAAAACACAGAAATATAAGTGCCTGCAAAGATTAAAGAAAATATTTTTTCAACCATAG
- the purB gene encoding adenylosuccinate lyase, with amino-acid sequence MNLTSLQAISPVDGRYRKTTEQLSSYFSEEALIKYRVFVEIEYFIALCDINLPGLAQFDKNLYGELRSIHQNFSETDALTIKETEKVTNHDVKAVEYFIKGKFDGLGLQEYKEFIHFGLTSQDINNTAIPYSIKLALNESYYPAIAALIEKIDALATEWKDIPMLAHTHGQPASPTKLGKEFLVFAERLKIQVEALKAIPNSAKFGGATGNFNAHHIAYPQVNWVDFSNGFVNNTLGLKRAQYTTQIEHYDQFAAQCDALKRINNIIIDLDRDIWTYISKNYFKQKIKAGEIGSSAMPHKVNPIDFENAEGNAGIANALFEFFAAKLPISRLQRDLTDSTVLRNIGVPFGHTLIAINATLRGLNKILLNETALNADLEDNWAVVAEAIQTVLRRENYPNPYEALKELTRTNSKINAASIADFISGLDVAEPIKAQLRTITPFNYTGVF; translated from the coding sequence ATGAATTTAACATCGCTACAAGCAATTTCACCAGTTGATGGTCGTTACAGAAAAACAACCGAGCAATTGTCGTCCTATTTTTCAGAAGAAGCGTTAATAAAATACCGCGTTTTTGTAGAGATAGAATATTTTATTGCATTGTGCGATATTAATTTGCCGGGCTTAGCGCAGTTTGATAAAAATTTATACGGAGAACTTCGCAGCATACACCAAAATTTTTCTGAAACAGATGCTTTAACGATCAAGGAAACTGAAAAGGTAACCAATCATGATGTTAAAGCAGTCGAATATTTCATTAAAGGCAAGTTTGATGGGCTTGGCCTTCAGGAATACAAAGAATTTATCCATTTTGGATTGACTTCTCAAGATATCAACAATACCGCCATCCCCTATTCAATTAAACTGGCTCTAAACGAAAGCTATTACCCGGCAATTGCAGCCTTAATTGAGAAAATTGACGCATTGGCTACCGAATGGAAAGATATTCCGATGCTGGCTCATACCCACGGACAGCCGGCCTCGCCGACTAAACTGGGCAAAGAATTTTTGGTTTTTGCTGAACGCTTAAAAATACAGGTTGAAGCGTTGAAGGCAATACCAAATAGTGCCAAATTTGGCGGTGCCACGGGTAATTTCAACGCACATCACATTGCTTATCCACAAGTTAACTGGGTAGATTTTTCTAATGGCTTTGTTAACAATACTTTGGGCTTAAAACGGGCCCAGTACACCACGCAGATTGAGCATTACGATCAGTTTGCGGCCCAATGCGATGCCTTGAAACGCATAAATAACATCATTATCGACTTAGATCGCGATATCTGGACGTACATTTCAAAAAATTATTTTAAGCAAAAAATAAAGGCTGGTGAGATCGGCTCATCGGCTATGCCGCATAAAGTTAATCCGATCGACTTTGAAAATGCGGAGGGCAACGCCGGAATTGCCAATGCATTATTCGAATTTTTTGCTGCGAAGCTCCCAATTTCGAGATTACAAAGGGACTTAACGGATTCGACTGTACTGAGAAATATTGGCGTACCGTTCGGACACACGTTGATTGCCATAAATGCAACCTTGCGTGGATTAAACAAGATTTTGCTGAACGAAACAGCTTTGAACGCCGATTTGGAAGATAACTGGGCGGTAGTTGCAGAGGCGATTCAAACGGTTTTGCGCAGAGAAAATTATCCAAATCCGTACGAAGCGCTGAAAGAGTTGACCCGCACGAATTCAAAAATAAACGCGGCGAGCATTGCTGATTTTATTAGCGGCCTGGACGTTGCTGAACCGATCAAGGCACAATTAAGAACAATTACTCCTTTTAATTATACGGGTGTTTTTTAG
- a CDS encoding NifU family protein, translating into MTINVYTEQTPNPATMKFMVNKLLINGSEDFATKESAEHSPFAKELFKFNFVSGVFFASNFVTITKTDDAEWTDIEAILKEFVKGAVESELKIKEATADEAPNFEGSETEIKIQQILHDYVRPAVEQDGGAITYKSFDEGVVTVELRGSCSGCPSSTITLKSGIQNLLQRMVPEVTEVVSEAL; encoded by the coding sequence ATGACGATTAACGTATATACAGAGCAAACTCCGAATCCGGCTACCATGAAATTTATGGTGAACAAGCTGTTGATAAACGGAAGTGAAGATTTTGCGACTAAAGAAAGTGCAGAACACTCGCCATTTGCTAAAGAGCTGTTTAAGTTTAACTTCGTTTCGGGCGTGTTTTTCGCCAGTAATTTTGTAACGATTACTAAAACTGATGATGCGGAATGGACGGATATCGAAGCTATTTTAAAAGAGTTTGTTAAAGGTGCGGTAGAATCTGAACTAAAAATAAAGGAAGCAACTGCAGATGAGGCCCCGAATTTTGAAGGGTCGGAAACAGAAATTAAAATTCAACAGATTTTGCACGATTACGTGCGTCCTGCGGTTGAACAGGATGGTGGAGCAATTACCTATAAATCTTTTGATGAAGGAGTAGTAACAGTAGAGTTGAGAGGTTCTTGCAGCGGCTGCCCGTCGTCGACAATTACCCTGAAATCGGGCATTCAAAATCTGCTTCAAAGAATGGTGCCCGAGGTTACCGAAGTGGTTTCTGAGGCTTTATAA